One Oryza glaberrima chromosome 10, OglaRS2, whole genome shotgun sequence DNA segment encodes these proteins:
- the LOC127786275 gene encoding uncharacterized protein LOC127786275: MVSPDTLPADSQDDRFRTLVQVDWYNSVIMGRSHPVVEMKWLDWQYMSSKNNIVFNEVRKVCERKHVADLLALHYSWNEEVIGQFYSTAFFGTTKKGLDFVKWTIQGQQYRVSMAQFAVALGLDDDDLSRPHIFVEDALSSTSTTFLYEKDAPKDCLGTTRGLRPYYRVLYSIFRWSLLPKVGDATALPGRHALLLNRMRYNKPDFSIMKLIWSKIYETVCEPRMGCIYAPYIMKMIKAKTGICYFKDKQHKPFRPHAPSTSATPTRATRASTSAAPSSSAAPQRSESSSPIKKALRAIFCMCAKTAKKVKKIERRQKEDWIAAGKDVSDISDDEEFVDPFAAYETARDIASSEGPSGTSRFFNEESSHSEESSDDEESDAPTENVPTDPDEAVDAAGQDIDSPHSGDTEIIPSDGDDDEA, translated from the coding sequence ATGGTGAGTCCTGATACTCTGCCTGCTGACTCTCAGGATGACAGATTCAGGACCTTGGTGCAGGTTGATTGGTATAACTCTGTGATTATGGGAAGATCTCATCCAGTGGTAGAAATGAAGTGGCTAGACTGGCAGTACATGTCCTCAAAGAACAACATAGTCTTCAATGAGGTACGCAAGGTGTGTGAGCGCAAGCACGTGGCAGATTTGTTAGCCTTGCATTATTCCTGGAATGAGGAAGTGATTGGACAGTTCTACTCCACTGCTTTCTTTGGCACCACCAAGAAGGGACTTGATTTTGTGAAATGGACCATTCAGGGGCAGCAATATAGGGTCTCTATGGCACAGTTTGCTGTAGCTTTGGGGTTAGATGATGATGACCTGAGTCGTCCACATATCTTTGTCGAGGATGCTTTGTCATCGACCAGCACTACTTTCTTGTATGAGAAGGATGCTCCCAAGGATTGTTTGGGGACTACTCGTGGGTTGCGTCCTTACTATAGAGTGCTTTACTCCATCTTCAGGTGGTCTTTGCTCCCCAAAGTGGGAGATGCTACAGCCCTTCCAGGTAGGCATGCGCTCCTCCTCAATCGCATGCGCTACAACAAGCCAGATTTCAGCATTATGAAGCTTATCTGGAGTAAGATCTATGAGACAGTGTGTGAGCCAAGGATGGGCTGCATCTATGCTCCTTATATCATGAAGATGATTAAGGCCAAGACTGGGATTTGTTATTTCAAGGACAAACAACACAAGCCTTTTCGACCTCATGCTCCCTCTACTTCAGCTACTCCTACCAGGGCAACTCGTGCTTCTACCTCAGCTgctccttcttcctctgctgCACCACAGCGTTCTGAGTCTTCTTCTCCCATAAAGAAGGCTCTCAGGGCTATCTTTTGTATGTGTGCCAAGACAGCTAAGAAGGTAAAGAAGATAGAGAGGCGTCAGAAGGAAGATTGGATTGCAGCAGGCAAGGATGTCTCTGACATTTCTGATGATGAGGAGTTTGTTGATCCTTTTGCTGCTTATGAGACTGCTCGAGACATTGCTAGTAGTGAGGGTCCCTCTGGCACTTCTCGTTTCTTCAATGAGGAGTCCTCCCACTCTGAGGAGAGCAGTGATGATGAGGAGTCCGATGCACCTACTGAGAATGTACCTACAGATCCAGATGAGGCAGTGGACGCCGCCGGGCAAGACATCGACTCTCCTCACTCCGGCGACACCGAGATTATTCCCTCTGATGGCGATGATGATGAGGCTtga
- the LOC127752716 gene encoding uncharacterized protein LOC127752716: MARQMFTVRDVLYMYSDARTAYDRFVGIGSNPEQARNAVALLVWLDQCNVRAIQHLPGLSPTAVSLVAAEANSVLDCLRGPEPVVPAIPLISALCKDGDVDPRFFTFHQDLVVRGVADILDGVGSLIFNNHLNKMLRRYQTGLVGNPPELMAAYSCLSVAVPEDCRSMFITFSRGAPIDREEIFDYFRQKWGDCVVRVLMEKTAGGSQPMYGRIIFRSEAFVQLVLNGERLVKISIRHRQIWLRKYVPRPAATQNQN; this comes from the exons ATGGCCAGACAGATGTTCACCGTCCGCGACGTGCTGTACATGTACAGCGACGCCCGCACCGCCTACGACCGCTTCGTCGGCATCGGCAGCAACCCGGAGCAGGCGCGCAACGCGGTGGCGCTGCTAGTGTGGCTGGACCAGTGCAACGTCCGAGCCATCCAGCACCTGCCCGGGCTGAGCCCCACCGCCGTCAGCCTCGTCGCCGCGGAGGCCAACTCGGTGTTGGACTGCCTCCGCGGGCCGGAGCCCGTGGTGCCGGCCATCCCGCTCATCTCCGCGCTCTGCAAGGACGGCGATGTGGACCCGCGCTTCTTCACATTCCACCAGGACCTGGTGGTGCGTGGCGTCGCCGACATCCTAGACGGTGTCGGCTCACTCATCTTCAACAACCACCTCAACAAGATGCTCCGCCGCTACCAGACCGGCCTAGTCGGCAACCCGCCGGAGCTGATGGCGGCCTATAGCTGCCTCTCCGTTGCCGTGCCGGAGGACTGCCGCTCCATGTTCATCACCTTCTCCAGGGGAGCGCCAATCGACCGTGAAGAGATCTTCGACTACTTCAGGCA GAAGTGGGGCGACTGCGTGGTGCGTGTCCTGATGGAGAAGACAGCGGGAGGCTCACAGCCAATGTACGGGCGAATCATCTTCCGGAGCGAGGCATTTGTGCAGCTGGTGCTCAACGGAGAGCGTCTCGTCAAGATCTCCATCCGCCATCGCCAGATCTGGCTCCGCAAGTATGTCCCAAGGCCAGCTGCCACCCAGAACCAGAATtaa
- the LOC127752717 gene encoding uncharacterized protein LOC127752717, whose amino-acid sequence MAGQMFTVRDVLYMYTDARTAYDRFVGIGSNPEQARNAVALLVWLDQCNVPAIQHLPGLSPTAVSLVAAEANSVLDCLRRPEPVVPAIPLISALCHDGDVDPRFFAFHQDLVVRGVADILDGVGSLIFDDHLNKMLRRYQTGLVGNPPELMATYSCLPVAVPEDCRSMFITFSRGAPIDREEIFDYFRQKWGDCVVRVLMEKTAGGSQPMYGRIIFRSEAFVQLVLNGERLVKVTIRHRQIWLRKYVPRPAATENQN is encoded by the exons ATGGCCGGGCAGATGTTCACCGTCCGCGACGTGCTGTACATGTACACCGACGCCCGCACCGCCTACGACCGCTTCGTCGGCATCGGCAGCAACCCGGAGCAGGCGCGCAACGCGGTGGCGCTGCTGGTGTGGCTGGACCAGTGCAACGTCCCGGCCATCCAGCACCTGCCCGGGCTGAGCCCCACCGCCGTCAGCCTCGTCGCCGCGGAGGCCAACTCGGTGCTGGACTGCCTCCGCAGGCCGGAGCCCGTGGTGCCGGCCATCCCGCTCATCTCCGCGCTCTGCCATGACGGCGACGTGGACCCGCGCTTCTTCGCGTTCCACCAGGACCTGGTGGTGCGCGGCGTCGCCGACATCCTCGACGGCGTCGGCTCGCTCATCTTCGATGACCACCTCAACAAGATGCTACGCCGCTACCAGACCGGCCTGGTCGGCAACCCACCGGAGCTGATGGCGACCTACAGCTGCCTCCCCGTGGCCGTGCCGGAGGACTGCCGCTCCATGTTCATCACCTTTTCCAGGGGGGCGCCCATTGACCGTGAGGAGATCTTCGACTACTTCAGGCA GAAGTGGGGCGACTGTGTGGTGCGTGTCCTGATGGAGAAGACTGCAGGAGGCTCACAGCCGATGTACGGGCGGATCATCTTCCGGAGCGAAGCGTTTGTGCAGCTGGTGCTCAATGGCGAGCGCCTTGTCAAGGTCACCATCCGTCACCGCCAGATCTGGCTCCGCAAGTACGTTCCAAGGCCGGCTGCCACCGAGAACCAGAATTAA